The following are encoded together in the Juglans microcarpa x Juglans regia isolate MS1-56 chromosome 2D, Jm3101_v1.0, whole genome shotgun sequence genome:
- the LOC121249413 gene encoding uncharacterized protein LOC121249413, translating to MTVARLLGTEEIEVRANSQVVVSQVLGQFPMKGERLKKYLQLIEIKVKYFSPRHPQANEQADATNKTLLSTLKKKIGAHKGSWTEELLSVLWAYRATVRTLTGETPFALTYDSETVILVEVGMPTFRVQHFNPDANNERLAESLDVLEERREEAMM from the exons ATGACAGTTGCACGGTTACTAGGAACTGAAGAAATAGAAGTGAGGGCAAATTCCCAAGTGGTAGTTAGCCAGGTACTGGGGCAGTTCCCCATGAAAGGAGAAAGGCTGAAGAAGTATCTCCAGCTG ATCGAAATTAAGGTGAAGTACTTCTCGCCAAGACACCCTCAAGCTAACGAACAGGCCGATGCAACTAATAAAACCCTACTCTCCACCCTCAAGAAAAAGATCGGGGCACACAAAGGGTCATGGACCGAGGAGCTCCTAAGCGTGTTATGGGCATATCGGGCCACTGTCCGAACCCTTACTGGGGAGACACCATTTGCCCTCACCTATGACAGCGAAACGGTAATTCTTGTAGAAGTCGGGATGCCCACATTCCGTGTCCAACACTTCAACCCGGACGCTAACAATGAAAGGCTAGCTGAGAGCTTAGATGTCCTGGAGGAGAGAAGGGAAGAAGCAATGATGTAG